From the Flavobacteriales bacterium genome, one window contains:
- the hppD gene encoding 4-hydroxyphenylpyruvate dioxygenase, translated as MSADIKNLKNLQNTEYSLKKLFDDAEDFLPLLGTDYVELYVGNAKQSAHFYKTAFGFQSEAYAGLETGVKDRVSYVLKQDKIRLVLTTPLTEGGPINEHINKHGDGVKVVALWVEDATKAWEETTKRGAKSFMEPTAEEDDFGKVIRSGIHTYGETVHIFVERKAYDGAFLPGYKKWESHYNPAPTGLKFIDHMVGNVDWDEMNTWCEFYAKVMGFAQIISFDDKDISTDYTALMSKVMSNGNGRIKFPINEPAEGKKKSQIEEYIDFYNGPGVQHIAVATDDIVATVSAMRDRGVEFLYVPDNYYDDLLERVGDIDEDVEILKQHGILIDRDDEGYLLQLFTKPVVDRPTMFFEIIQRKGAQSFGKGNFKALFEAIEREQGNRGTL; from the coding sequence ATGTCAGCAGATATTAAAAATTTAAAAAACCTTCAAAACACAGAATACAGTTTAAAAAAGTTGTTCGATGATGCAGAAGATTTCTTACCCTTACTCGGAACAGATTATGTGGAGTTGTATGTGGGTAATGCCAAGCAGTCGGCTCATTTTTACAAAACAGCCTTTGGCTTTCAGTCAGAAGCTTATGCTGGACTGGAAACAGGGGTAAAAGACCGTGTTTCTTATGTTTTAAAACAAGACAAAATACGATTGGTATTGACTACACCACTTACTGAAGGCGGGCCCATTAATGAACACATTAATAAGCACGGTGATGGCGTAAAGGTTGTTGCACTATGGGTAGAAGATGCTACTAAGGCTTGGGAAGAAACGACTAAGCGTGGTGCAAAGTCTTTTATGGAACCGACTGCTGAAGAAGACGACTTCGGCAAAGTGATTCGTTCTGGTATTCATACTTATGGCGAAACAGTACACATCTTTGTAGAAAGAAAAGCCTATGATGGTGCCTTTTTACCGGGCTATAAAAAATGGGAAAGCCATTATAATCCAGCTCCTACAGGACTGAAATTCATTGATCATATGGTCGGTAATGTTGATTGGGATGAGATGAATACTTGGTGTGAGTTTTATGCCAAAGTGATGGGCTTCGCACAAATCATTTCTTTCGATGATAAGGATATCTCTACCGATTATACGGCACTCATGAGTAAAGTTATGAGTAATGGTAACGGACGTATTAAATTCCCGATTAACGAACCTGCTGAAGGTAAGAAGAAATCACAAATCGAAGAGTATATTGATTTTTATAATGGGCCAGGTGTTCAGCACATTGCTGTAGCTACCGATGATATTGTTGCTACTGTTTCGGCTATGCGTGACAGAGGGGTAGAGTTTTTGTATGTCCCTGACAATTACTACGATGACTTACTAGAAAGAGTAGGAGACATCGATGAAGATGTTGAAATTCTTAAGCAACACGGTATTCTTATAGATAGAGACGATGAGGGTTATTTGTTACAACTGTTTACTAAGCCTGTTGTGGATAGACCTACTA